The Pirellulales bacterium genome includes a region encoding these proteins:
- a CDS encoding DUF1559 domain-containing protein has translation MPRIRRGFTLVELLVVIAIIGILIALLLPAVQAARESARRTQCVNHLKQIGLAAQNYHDVLKSFPPAGLNYGAIEGPPYAPYNNIMNTSGFVLMLPYLEQQPLYDKFNKNVAACSSTYTGGSPGTPGPYPIAGLPLTPTTSGNDVVVSTQLPVFLCPSDDGGKTMAAGAAYGITSSDTLLGAKTSYEFSTKPGDEIGSAANGWQTWYAANGYSQYRALFGMNSNATTANCRDGTTSTVAFIESPLMVYNGNGNAWGYRAWVMYGVTLYDSRTNFPNMALCGGQRINCWTYGTTVASYQVGRVASWGMSGSLHPAGCNVVLTDGSVRFLSELTDYNILGRLCNM, from the coding sequence ATGCCTCGTATTCGACGTGGGTTTACACTGGTCGAGTTGCTGGTCGTCATCGCGATCATCGGCATCTTAATAGCCCTGTTGCTGCCCGCGGTGCAAGCAGCGCGAGAGTCGGCCCGGCGCACGCAATGTGTCAACCATCTGAAACAGATCGGGCTGGCCGCACAAAACTATCATGACGTTCTCAAGAGCTTCCCTCCCGCGGGTCTCAACTATGGCGCCATCGAGGGGCCGCCGTACGCTCCCTACAACAACATCATGAACACCAGCGGTTTCGTGCTGATGCTGCCGTATTTGGAGCAGCAGCCGCTCTACGACAAGTTCAACAAGAACGTCGCCGCCTGCTCCAGCACCTACACCGGCGGCAGCCCCGGCACGCCGGGCCCCTATCCGATCGCCGGGTTGCCTTTGACGCCGACTACGTCGGGAAACGACGTCGTCGTTTCCACGCAGCTTCCGGTCTTCCTCTGCCCTAGCGACGACGGAGGAAAGACCATGGCCGCGGGGGCGGCCTACGGCATCACCAGCAGCGACACGCTGCTCGGGGCCAAAACGTCTTACGAATTCAGCACCAAGCCGGGCGACGAAATCGGTTCTGCGGCGAACGGTTGGCAGACGTGGTACGCGGCCAATGGCTACTCGCAGTATCGCGCCTTGTTCGGCATGAACAGCAACGCCACGACCGCCAATTGCCGAGACGGCACCACGAGCACGGTGGCGTTCATTGAGTCTCCCCTAATGGTTTACAACGGCAATGGAAACGCTTGGGGCTATCGGGCCTGGGTGATGTACGGCGTCACGCTTTATGACAGCCGCACGAACTTTCCCAACATGGCGTTGTGCGGTGGCCAGAGGATCAACTGCTGGACTTACGGAACCACGGTTGCCTCGTATCAGGTCGGCCGCGTGGCCTCGTGGGGCATGTCGGGCAGCCTGCACCCGGCCGGTTGCAACGTGGTGCTGACCGACGGCTCGGTGCGGTTTCTGTCGGAGCTCACCGATTACAATATCCTCGGGCGGCTGTGTAACATGG